The Glycine soja cultivar W05 chromosome 4, ASM419377v2, whole genome shotgun sequence genomic sequence CATTATGTGTAAAATcaatacattaataaaaaattattacaactGAATTAAAAATTCGTTCTTAATTCTTCTAAACAtatcctttaattatttaaacataATCTTAGATAATCTAAACGCAAGtcataatacaatttttttttgacaaaagtcATAATACAATATTAGAAACATAACCTTAAATCATCCAAACATAAATCTAACATCAAACTTCTGGAAgaactattttttaaacttatacTCTCCAAAACCAACCAAAAAATGATACATTAACACTAAttagtttatatttatatattataaagtcaAAAGAACACAAATAAATAGGTTATTTTACCTTAATATATTCAGAATCAATTTCTCCATTTCTTTTTCTGTGGTAGATATATACAATGTGTCAAACATTGTTggagaaacttttttttatcttactgTCAAAAATGGTTTTAACGTTTCTTGATTGTACGATAAAAAACTAAATACATTCCATATAATAGATCTTACGTAAAATTACTGATATatgtgtgtattttttaattgtcaattattttaaaattttgcctTTATATTaagtttaagatttttttatgtaaaattttatttgatataatttattttatatattaattattttgttttaaattttaattacatttaatgtaaaattcttttttttttcaattttatttgtaGGCTTGATTAAACTACTCATATTTTTTAgcataattaaaagaatattcatataaaatattatatacctgctttgtttatatataaaagtttaagCATATATTGAAATGTTTTGATTGTAATAATCAATGTTTaaagatattataaaaataaaaatatttaagatggCTAATATTAACATTGTTAAtacaataatcatatttttcttatatattgatTACTTATCTTATTAATGATATCATATgtgtttcaaatttatttatgaacatTTATCTGTattgtgaaaaatatattactgaCAATAACTTAATATATTTCTAAAAGCTATATCAGAACTAGATTATTTAATTCAgttcaaactatttttaattagattgaatcaaattaaatttagtattgtaattaaaaaattaatgtgtgtGTTAATAAAATCACTATTTATATACATGTGGTATGGGACCTGTTGGGTACTATAATGCCCATACCTGCACCTATTCCCATTTTTATTTTGCGGCTAAATCCTTGGCTCCAGACTCATCTCTGTTGAGCGGTTGTTTACTCTACCTGTGgtggattttttcttttttaattttgtgggtACGCATAGGATCCTGGTAGAATTGCCCTCCCTAGTTGGCATTTGTTGTCAGACTATTATTTTACATTGTTCTTAATTGTTTATAAACAAATGCAGGTTCTTACAAATGGTATTGAAGTTAAGCTACAAAGGAATGCTCTTAGCGTGATTGAAGCACCCACCGGTAATGAGGAAGACGATGACCTTGAGTTTGAAAATATGCCGTGGAATGGATCAGATATGGGTGAGTTTGCACTTCACAGTTACAATTTTTAGTCGTCTTTCTTGCTTACTGGTATTGtgatcaaatgatcaaagtattCACTATTCAGCCTTGCATGTTGACTAGTATTGCTATTGTGCACCCGACTCTGAAAGTAGGCATATATGGGAATGCtgtgatattttaattaattaattgttgtttTGGCTTCCATATCCGTGGCTTTCCAAAGTGGTAGAGATTGGTGACATTGGATCCGTTATGTCTTCTCCTGTTGCTTGTGCTATCTCTAAAGTTTTAGTGTCTTTAATATCTTTTGACCacaccacttttttttttttttttttataattttggtgtgCTTTGTTTGATTTCTCAGCATCGGACGACACACACAAGTCCCACAAGTCGAGGCATAGAATGCATAGAACATTGGGATCATCTCACAAAACCACGAGTAGGTCCTTCTCTGCCGATTCACAGTCAAAGGGGTCCGTTTCTATGCCGCTTCATGGCTCCACGGTatatcaactttatttttttttcttaatttatttcccCTCCCACTGACATAGTAAATGATTTATCCCCCTAGtcagtattttaattattaacattaattttgaatattttctgTAGAAGGTGGACTTGAGCAAACTTGAAATGGCTGCACTGTGGAGATATTGGCGACATTTTAATCTAGTAAATTCCTTAGTACTAATCGTTTGGTTACTGTCTcccataaaaaatagttttggcaCTGTGTGTATGTGTCCCCTTTGTGCTTACTTCTTGAAATGGATATTCTGTAGGTGGATGCGTTCCCAAACCCATCAAAAGAGCAGCTAGTAGACGTTGTTCAGAGGCATTTCATGTCGCAGGTAACTTAAAGTTTGTGATTGCATATTTGTTTGTCTTAAATAGTAATCGTTGGAATATTCTATTGCTGTTAAATGATGTTTTTATGGTGGTGAACTGCATATCCGATTCCAATCTTTTCCAGAGCAAGCTAATCTCTATTATTAAATGATCATACGAAAGTGATTCTTTCTAATAGTCTTGTCTAATATTCCAAAtcttttaatgataaaattaatgtcAAATAAGTATTTTAGTGGTAAATAagcagtttaatttttttattaaatgaattacattatactattttttacttgtacagtattttttattaacgtCAACCTAAGTAatgttgtaatttttaataattactagtattatattagtattagtaattagtaaaataatacaTTAAGAGGTAACCCATAGGTAAAAAAATCTTGTTTATGCAATTCCTGGAAGTGATGTCACTATGGTGCAAGCATGTCACCAAAATCTACCAAAGCATAAAGCATTGCCTTTAAATGTATGTGTATGTGCATATGCTCAAGTGTTTCCTTATGTTTGTTGAAGAACTTGAACAAGAATTTGGGTATCATAGTCTgaaattgtgtttttgttttgtgaagcAAATGGACGAATTGCAGGTGATTGTGGGATTTGTCCAAGCTGCAAAGAGGCTTAAGACAGTGTGGAAATGAGAAGAAATGatattttgaaaagttaaattgtCTATGCTAACAATGATAGTGTATGTAATATCCACTTCCCTTCGtattatgttaatatttatCGCTGATTCGTAACTTTCTGATATAGTAGTAGGTTAGTAGTTTGAGCCTTGAGGTTACAGAGACTCTTACTCTTTTGTAGCGACCCAGTTATGTAGATAAATATGTGTCATTGCAACTGGATCATCAGGGAAGTCACCGCGACTTTCTTTGCAACTTGATTCAATGTATTGCTGACCTGGGAAGTGAGTTTTTAGAGACctcaatgtatatatattttagtttctcCTAACTTTGATTCGTCTTAAATGAATTCTCGTGTTGTGCCACCTGATTCGCTATAGTGGATGACTTGATCTTTTGTTTAATTGTGAGAAATGACGCTAACTTTTTTAATACgtggcaaaataaaaaaaaatgacatgtaattatgagattaaattacatgtcattttttaataataggcAATGTTGAAATATGTAATTATGTTCTTTGACTACTTGAATTACCAACCATGTATTGCGGATTTGTCCTGTAGTCATTTGTGGCTTATGTTTACATTTGGCCGCTTTACCTTCTTTTGTAAATCTCGGTTTAGTGTATTTTCTTGACTTTCGTATTGACCTTTAATTCAATAATATTAGTCTTTTGCTtttcaaaaaaagtaaaaaatactgTGATTATGCCAAATATATGGtatcattattataatataaaaaagaaactaaacaatttaaataaataactacctTTTGACTCCAATTGAATTAACTCATTAAGTGCTTTTGCGCACTCCTTGTAATGGAATCAATTAGACTTTAAATTATATGGTCTATGCTATCTGTCCTCGCATCACTTAAACCCTTTTTTAGTTCAAAATTATATTGTGTTTTAAAGCACTCAATTTACGTaaagtatttattgtaattttttgaaatagttttGTAATGTTGTTTTGGAAAAAAGACGCCGTTAAATAGCATGATAAAAGGCCTGACTTATGCGAAGATGTTTCATCGAAAATAACACAtgcaaatgatttttatttgcaaAATGTTGTACGAAAcaattatttcctttttaaaaaaaaaaatgaaagttgcGCATGTATGATTTTGGACAAGGTTGAAAAAATGGACTGGATGAATTTTCTAATTTCATTGTCAGTAaagaattagtttatttaataataataataataaatgatttgGGAGACAAAAAAAGTAGACTCCTTAATTTGATGTACTAAAAACATAACTAAGtcttgataaaataataaaatagtgtacaatattatattaaaattttaaatagagagataaaaacaagctctctttttttaaaacgGAAGCTTGAAAATATATGAAGAGGAACAATAAATAGGTAAAAACTGAGGAGAAAGTGAAGTGGGTAAGAAATTGAGTAAGAAAGGGAAATGTGGTAGTGGTGGTGGGGACAAAGAGCGAAGCAGAAGCACCGGTGAAAATTGAACGTCTGGCTGCACATAAGTAGAAAAATATTAGACACGCCTATAAAGTTTGGTGGTCGGTTGGTGTTTTCTTTGACATTCATTATTACCTATTATTAGTATAATAATGTTTTCAAGACTCTCCCAATACACACAGTGCATTGTTAACTAACCCCATCTTTAAGTTGGATCAATAGCAACTACTTTGACCCCTTGCCCCTATAAGTACCTTCTGTCTGTATTATTGATTATAAGTCCTAACTACAagatcctttcttttctttttttaagtgtggtgtaaacaaaaaagaaaaaaagatgagtTGCTTTCAAGTGTGGATTGGGTTTCTCTTGGCTTTGTCACTCTTGAATTCATGTGCTCTTGTCTACTCCTACCCCACTCCAAATTCTCCTTCACACCCTCCTCACCATGGTGCACACAAGCCAGGGTGCTACCAGCATACTCCTCCAACACATAGGCATCGTAAGattccaccaccaccatcattgCCGTTCTTGTCGCCGCTACCACCTGGAGCATTTTATTTCTTCTCCCCACCCCCTCCTAGTCCTACCCATTATCCAAAAACGCCAAGGCCGGTGGGCCTGGGCCCACCCCCACCAAGGTTCCGGGTACTTTGATTTGGCATAaataacatatacatatatcaCTGAGAGCTTCATCGGGCCTAGGCGGAAAAAGCTTGTTGTTACAGTGCTTCGGGTTAATTATATATCTTGTACtctagtctttttttttctcttccgatTTGTTAGAGTAAACTGTAACAGTAGCTGTTCTCGTAACGTCTGGTATATTGTTAATCTGGAAGTGTCTGAACGTGTTCATTTGAGGTGAACAGGTTTGCCATTTTACAAGTTTTTAAATTCTACACTGAATCTAAATGTTGGTCTTTCAGAGTTATATGCTTGTCATCACAGTATTGTTTTAGAAGTTCTTGAAACGTATGCTGGAATTTCAGTCATTTAaggagttatttttaattttgttcttatatacACAAATTTATGGaagattataaatgaaaaaattaaaattttaaaaggacTAAAACACAAACGTGGAGGActcaaaatgaacaaaaaaattatagagaccaaaattaaaaataataaatttacatatactagaattaaacaaaataaacttacatgaataagaataaaatagagtattaATTTACCTGAacgataaatatatttaattgtaattttagaaAATGTCATGAGAGTTTATTCCGAGTTcttttgaataatattatatatttttgcagCAATTTTTGTAATAAAGACAGAAATaggaaaagaataaagaaaaatgtgaaaTGAAATAATTAGTTATATGACGTAGAAAAAAATGGTGTggaaaagtgaaataaaaataacattattcaatttaattctttttattaaagTATTTCTAACAGTGCAATCGTGGTAAATCACTTTTGCATAGGCCGTACAATGCCATATAAGAACTTCTATAATAAGTTATATCTAATAATGTACTCCTTAAAACCTTAAATATAGATTATACGATTGACTAAAAATTCTTAGCAACAGTTAAGAACCATTGATTTTTCcatctaaaaaaaaacattgcttTTATGAGTAACAGTTCTTCTTATAAGAATTGTCACATTAATTGCTCCAATAGTGAAACCACATATTAACTTATTCTCAAGTTTAAGAATCTTATAAGCAACTCTTGTTAAAAATgttctttaaagttttttagATGATGAAGTTCTCTAACTTTTTTACATCATTTAAATTGCTTGAGATTCAGActtaaaaaaactattgaaatataaataaaaacaaacattttaaaattttaatcaaaatatatagtttaaatgcaaaaatataattaacacgTAGATGCAATAAATAGACGATAACAAATATAAGATATAGTTCGTGCTATTTTTTTCACAATAAGAATAATAGAAATGACTATTAACTATTATTTTGTTACTCCAAAACTGTAAAACAGTAAAACATgcaaaagaacataaaaaataaaataaaatgaaacatttCTAAAACGTACACTTCGTCAATTACAGTACAACATGGAACACTATTAAATGTCTGTTTGTAATAAATAACGTGATTTATAGATTTGAAAAAACTaatgattttaataatttgatttgttgttttataattttacttttctcctctaaaatactaaaaatttatCGAGTAACCAACTCTAAGATTACTTAATAggatagtattatatatatgtattatagtTGCCTTTTCAAACTTAGCACTATAGACTTTACAATACATTATCTGTGAAATAAACTTATCGAATTCGTGTACATTTCTTAAGttgaaataaattcaaaaataaagaaaaacagcTTCGAAACCGTGCATTATAAAGAGGGAAAATTGCTTCGAATAATTGATAATGTATCCAGGAGAGCCCAGTAGATTTGTTACTTTTTGTAGTGTCACGTTGGCCCAATATGTAGTAAACTTCATTTTGTTTGACTGTCAAAATTCCATGGACCATATATTATTGAGTTCAATTTAAAAGGACTTTTTAGTATCATCTTCACACacagacatatatatatatatataaataaaagatgatgGAGTGATATGCTAAATTCCTATTAAATgac encodes the following:
- the LOC114408660 gene encoding uncharacterized protein LOC114408660, which gives rise to MLEAMESSVNGGFSHLQSCGDSSEEELSVLPRHTKVVVTGNNRTKSVLVGLQGVVKKAVGLGGWHWLVLTNGIEVKLQRNALSVIEAPTGNEEDDDLEFENMPWNGSDMASDDTHKSHKSRHRMHRTLGSSHKTTSRSFSADSQSKGSVSMPLHGSTKVDLSKLEMAALWRYWRHFNLVDAFPNPSKEQLVDVVQRHFMSQQMDELQVIVGFVQAAKRLKTVWK